TCAGTATCATAATTAACGACCTTCTCTAGATCTAATAGATCAAATGGGATCGTAAAACCTATACCTAAAAATTTTACTAGCGCTTCTTTTGAAGCCCATAAGCAAGTTTGTATAACATATGCTTCCTGTTGTAGGATACTTTGAAACATATATAAGTCACTATTGCTAAAAGATGATGAATCTATTTTTTGTAAATGAGCGGTATATTCTATATCTATGGTTGCTTTAATACAAGGTGGACTTATTACAGCAGCCCCCAAATCATCCGAATGGGCAATAGAGATATTAAAATTACTTCCCTCTATAAAAGGTTCCCCCTCTATAGTATTGTTAATTTTAATGTCTTTAGAATAGCTGTTGTTATTTATGTGATGTGCGATAAGCTTTTTTACAACTATTCTCCCTAACAGAAAACTCCTCCTTTTTAAAGTATAAGTATATTTTGATAGCTTACTAAGCTCTTCCAAATGAAGGTATTTATTTTTAATTAATTCTAATTCTCTATCAGTTTTTTTAGCAAGACATAAAGATATTTTGTTATTCTCTATATCAAATTTTTCTTCTCCTTTCAGGTCAAAATCAAAAATAAAAAAATTGTCTAAAATTAAACTATCACGCATAGAAATCCAAAAATACTTTCGATACTTGGGATTTATGCAAACCGAGCGATTTGGCTATAAAGTAGATGCTATTGGTAATGATATTTGTTACTTGTTCATAAGGTGTATATATGCCCATTATGTTTTTAACTATGTTAAATTGCATGGTAGCCCAATTATTATGTGAGAATGGGTAATATGCTCCCAAGGCATCTGCTACTACTAGACCTGAAACAATAGCTCCCTCATGACCTGTGAGACTTGTATCTGTGCCGCAAAACCAAAAATGATTTTTTCCTTGAAGTTTCCGTATATTTTTTTTATTGCTCATATCTTGTGGTCTTAATTTAGGTATTTTCCAATATTTTTTTAGATAGATATATTGATCTGATATTGTGAACTTAGGGTCGAAAGTAACTAGGATAGGTGTTTCTATATGCTTATAAGGGTCTAAACAATTAATTACACGGGTTAATGAACCAATAAATCGGTCTTCATGCTGTTTATAAGTAAATTCACAATAAATAGTAGCATTAAATTTTTTAGTTAATATAGATAAATCAGAATGTAACACACATTCTATAGGTGTATATTCGAAATGACCTAAAATATTTTTTTCCTCATCAGTAGGATTGCTTATCATTGACAACGTGGTATCAGCATGAGTAGCAAAAATTACTTCATCAAACTTTAGTGGTGGCTTTTTATCTACATATATTAATACGCAATTACTATCTCTTTCGACTTTTACAACTTTACTATTAAGATGTATCTTATCCCCTAATTCTTGAGAGATCTTTGATAAGTAATTACCAATTCCTTCTTCAGATTTTCGCCAATAAGTGGGATGAAAGAAAGACAATAATCCCATAGAAAAAGAAATGGCACAAAAAGTTAAACTATACGCTAAGGTTTGGGAATTTCCACTTGAAAATGTTGTTAATAATGGGAGTAATGCCTTATATATGAAATCTTTGGAATAATTTTCTTGCTTTAAAAATTGTCCTAAAGTCGTTTTTTGTACAATAGGATTATCTAGATGAATTATTTCATGCATTTGAGCATGAAACCTACTACATTCTCTAGAAATTTTTTCCCATATAGGTCCTTTTATGTGTGTATTAGTCCAAAATTCATCATTCTTTTCCTTAGAAGCAGCTCCAAATGATAAAGGTGCTATAAATGTATCAATTTTAAAATGATTTAATAAGGTATATAAATTTGGTGCCTGCTTTTCAGAAAAATACTCTACTCCTAAATCTACTTTTACCCTATGGCCATTTATTTCAAGCGTTTCTGTATAAGCATGCCCCCCTAAGGTATTTTCCATTTCAAACAAAGAAATATTATGGACTTTACTTAAGGCCCATGCAGCGGTAGCTCCTGCTCCCCCCCCTCCTATTATAGCTATGCTTTTCTTTCTCATTTGTATACCTCATTTAATTATTCACGAATATACCTTCTATCAAGAAATTTGAGGCTCATATCAATATAATTTGAATATTCTGAATTATCAATGAATTCAAAAAATACCATTTCTTTAGTAACAATAGGTATATTGAGCTGGTTAAGTCTATTAATAGCTGTTAAATGATCTATCTCATTTCGTGCTGTAATAGCATCAACAATTACAAAGGTATCGCTGCCATTTTTTTTGAAATCTATAGCAGATTGGCTAATCGCTATATGTGATTCCGCTCCTGCAAGTAAAAATTGTTTTCTTTTTAGCTTACTAATTTTATCTTGAACTATAGGTTCCTTTAGGCAAGAAAAATGAACTACTTCTGCATGTAGGGGGTTTTGGGCTATTTTAGTTAATGTGCCTATAGACGCACCTAATTTTTTATGTTCAATTATGATTACAGGAACATCAAAATGATTTGCCAAGTCTACTAGCCAGTAACAGCTATCTAAAACATTTTGTCCATTAATAAGAGAAGGTAAGAAATCCTTTTGCATGCTAAATATCAAAACGCAAGCTTCCTTGTGGTTAATCAACATATTTTTTCCATTTTAATATTTTATAATCCTACTTGCATGAGCTTTATTATAGTTTAATATCATCTTTATAGTCCATAAAATTTTTGATTAATCTATTAAATTTAAATGGTGCAGTCAGAGGTATAAAATGTCCCTCA
Above is a window of Candidatus Cardinium hertigii DNA encoding:
- a CDS encoding FAD-dependent oxidoreductase, whose translation is MRKKSIAIIGGGGAGATAAWALSKVHNISLFEMENTLGGHAYTETLEINGHRVKVDLGVEYFSEKQAPNLYTLLNHFKIDTFIAPLSFGAASKEKNDEFWTNTHIKGPIWEKISRECSRFHAQMHEIIHLDNPIVQKTTLGQFLKQENYSKDFIYKALLPLLTTFSSGNSQTLAYSLTFCAISFSMGLLSFFHPTYWRKSEEGIGNYLSKISQELGDKIHLNSKVVKVERDSNCVLIYVDKKPPLKFDEVIFATHADTTLSMISNPTDEEKNILGHFEYTPIECVLHSDLSILTKKFNATIYCEFTYKQHEDRFIGSLTRVINCLDPYKHIETPILVTFDPKFTISDQYIYLKKYWKIPKLRPQDMSNKKNIRKLQGKNHFWFCGTDTSLTGHEGAIVSGLVVADALGAYYPFSHNNWATMQFNIVKNIMGIYTPYEQVTNIITNSIYFIAKSLGLHKSQVSKVFLDFYA
- a CDS encoding isochorismatase family protein: MLINHKEACVLIFSMQKDFLPSLINGQNVLDSCYWLVDLANHFDVPVIIIEHKKLGASIGTLTKIAQNPLHAEVVHFSCLKEPIVQDKISKLKRKQFLLAGAESHIAISQSAIDFKKNGSDTFVIVDAITARNEIDHLTAINRLNQLNIPIVTKEMVFFEFIDNSEYSNYIDMSLKFLDRRYIRE
- a CDS encoding 4'-phosphopantetheinyl transferase family protein; the encoded protein is MRDSLILDNFFIFDFDLKGEEKFDIENNKISLCLAKKTDRELELIKNKYLHLEELSKLSKYTYTLKRRSFLLGRIVVKKLIAHHINNNSYSKDIKINNTIEGEPFIEGSNFNISIAHSDDLGAAVISPPCIKATIDIEYTAHLQKIDSSSFSNSDLYMFQSILQQEAYVIQTCLWASKEALVKFLGIGFTIPFDLLDLEKVVNYDTDIFFIYFKNFKSVKVVVIKEKGIILAICLSKPINITNLREFAILFRFYINQIFIE